The following proteins are co-located in the Diorhabda carinulata isolate Delta chromosome 4, icDioCari1.1, whole genome shotgun sequence genome:
- the LOC130892723 gene encoding regulator of nonsense transcripts 2 — protein sequence MTINENSEVDADQDATSKVDTTESETSILTSFIQEMQDKFETKRELRAKNANASNTRPSDSSFSKLDSSLKKNTAFVKKIKNFSSPHVDSYLKDMSGLNLSKYISEIAAAIVDSKLKMSDVPAAVKLCSILHQTYTEFSQHLFENWQKALAVKVGEKIPNPSKLRVDLRFYADLLQAGIFSNKNALSLLGSVLTTLINMDKEEHFNIAIILSFCKHCGDDYAGLIPRKMKELSTKYAMEIPKSSFLPPEKQQNVRALLKDYYISLSKHLVKDHIEMQNFEKQNLRILQTKGELSQERKDKLEQLQSAYEKLLANTQNFSDILDEDMPVLRSQTLPKGDENMIVTGSGTDLDDTTNNVENIWCDIETQKFYCDLPELTVFLPTAFLNKGQTPPPTETVTEEVLDSDLPVEELEDDSKADEPVAAEEEIEDSTSITASNKIVLEAFLNNLPNCVNREMIDNAAIDFLVTLNNKHNRKKLVRTLFGVNRTRLDLLPFYARFVAILHPAIPEVGSELCQMLRQDFKYHVRKKDQINIESKIKVARFIGELVKFKLYSKIEALYCLKVLLHDFSNHHIEMACNLLEVCGRFLYCSPDSYQRTKVYLEQMMRKKSVMALDSRYVTQIENAYYYVNPPEVVTVTKKERPLMHQFIRKLLYQDLQKNNTDKIMRLMRKLDWANPDIASYAIKCLTGAHNLKYFNIRCLANLLAGLVAYQEEVGTKVVDGVLEDIRLGMEVNLPKFNQRRIAQVKYLGELYNYRMVESSDVFKVLYSIISFGVSMDPTEQSPLDPPHQLFRLRLACVLLETCGTYFSSGSSKRKLDYYLTFLQAYYWFKKKMWQDGFPPMLEHIFKDTLTTLRPKLNLCQSYEEAIRELNNIKVTLGVDKLLETGHGTGDEDGLDTIAETDNEEVAEDETSEGITATVTDDTATEDETVDHTQGSDDEGENMTSEAEQEPVSESLAIPKGPKKVDCPEDEDFLSALDKMVSENIQERMKEPVKAGNLDISVPVVLKTNVKRTYEQLQETPNENDQGKIGFVLMVRKGNKQQYKQFEADVDSELAQNLRDQEQAQKEEKEKVKRLTLNITERFEEEDYQEMMQQQSKPVTQNLNRERKKYQHLKGTPDADLIFGPKKVR from the exons atgacGATTAATGAAAATTCGGAAGTTGATGCGGATCAAGATGCAACCTCCAAAGTTGATACCACTGAGAGTGAAACAAGCATTTTGACTTCTTTTATTCAGGAGATGCAAGataaatttgaaacgaaaagGGAATTAAGAGCGAAAAATGCGAACGCTTCCAACACTAGACCTAGTGATTCGTCCTTCAGCAAATTGGACTcaagtttgaagaaaaacactgcatttgtaaaaaaaatcaagaatttcTCATCACCACATGTGGACAGCTATCTCAAAGACATGTCTGGTTTAAATTTATCCAAGTACATATCAGAAATAGCAGCTGCGATAGTTGACTCCAAACTTAAGATGAGTGATGTACCAGCTGCTGTCAAATTATGTAGTATCTTACACCAAACTTACACAGAATTCTCACAACacctttttgaaaattggcaaaaaGCTTTAGCAGTGAAGGTTGGGGAAAAAATTCCCAATCCCAGCAAATTACGCGTTGATCTGAGATTTTATGCTGATTTACTGCAAGCTGgtatattctcaaataaaaatgcTTTATCTTTACTTGGTTCAGTTTTGACGACACTAATTAATATGGACAAAGAGGAACACTTCAATATTGctattattttaagtttttgtAAACATTGCGGGGATGATTATGcag gtCTTATTCCAAGAAAAATGAAAGAACTATCAACAAAGTATGCAATGGAAATTCCAAAAAGTTCGTTCTTACCACCGGAAAAACAACAGAACGTTCGAGCTTTATTGAAGGATTATTACATTTCGCTTTCCAAACACTTGGTGAAAGATCATATCGAAATGCAAAACTTTGAAAAGCAGAATTTAAGAATACTTCAAACAAAAGGTGAATTGAGTCAAGAGAGGAAGGATAAACTTGAACAACTCCAATCGGCTTATGAGAAACTTTTAGCaaatacacaaaatttttctgatatacTAGACGAAGATATGCCTGTGTTAAGATCACAAACTTTACCTAAAGGTGATGAA AATATGATAGTAACTGGTTCCGGTACAGATTTAGACGACACAACAAATAACGTTGAAAATATATGGTGTGATATTGAAACCCAAAAATTCTATTGCGACTTACCAGAATTGACTGTCTTTCTGCCAACtgcttttttaaataaaggCCAAACTCCTCCGCCGACAGAAACGGTAACTGAAGAAGTTTTGGATAGTGATTTGCCTGTTGAAGAATTGGAAGATGACA gtaAAGCTGATGAACCAGTAGCCGCcgaagaagaaatagaagattCAACTTCGATAACAGCCAGTAATAAAATAGTCCTGGAAGCCTTTCTCAACAATCTACCGAATTGTGTAAATCGAGAAATGATCGATAATGCGGCAATCGATTTTTTGGTGACATTAAATAACAAACATAATCGTAAAAAGTTAGTTCGTACCCTTTTCGGCGTGAACCGTACCAGATTGGATTTGCTACCTTTTTATGCTCGATTTGTTGCCATTCTACATCCCGCTATACCAGAAGTAGGTAGCGAATTGTGTCAAATGCTAAGGCAGGACTTTAAATATCACGTAAGGAAAAAAGATCAGATAAACATCGAATCAAAAATTAAAGTAGCCAGGTTTATAG GAGAACTAGTCAAATTCAAATTGTACTCAAAAATAGAAGCCCTCTACTGCCTGAAAGTATTACTGCATGACTTTTCCAATCATCACATTGAAATGGCTTGTAATTTACTAGAAGTATGTGGAAGATTTTTATACTGCAGTCCGGATTCCTACCAAAGAACCAAAGTCTATTTAGAACAGATGATGAGGAAAAAATCAGTGATGGCATTAGATTCCAGATATGTAACTCAAATAGAAAATGCTTATTACTACGTAAATCCACCTGAAGTAGTTACAGTAACCAAAAAGGAAAGACCTTTGATGCATCAGTTTATAAGGAAATTATTGTATCAAGATCTGCAGAAGAACAATACGGACAAAATAATGAGACTTATGAGGAAATTAGATTGGGCCAATCCAGATATAGCTTCCTACGCTATAAAATGTTTAACTGGTGCACACAATCTGAAATACTTCAATATCAG GTGTTTGGCTAATCTTTTGGCTGGTCTTGTGGCCTATCAGGAAGAAGTTGGTACCAAGGTAGTAGACGGTGTTTTAGAAGACATCAGATTGGGAATGGAAGTGAACCTTCCTAAATTCAACCAAAGAAGAATCGCGCAAGTTAAATATCTTGGTGAACTATATAATTATAGAATGGTGGAAAGTTCTGACGTATTCAAA GTGTTGTATTCAATAATATCGTTTGGAGTTTCAATGGATCCGACCGAGCAATCACCTCTTGATCCACCACACCAATTATTTAGATTGCGATTAGCCTGCGTCCTATTAGAAACATGTG gaACATACTTCAGTAGTGGTAGCAGTAAAAGAAAATTAGACTACTACCTAACATTTCTTCAAGCTTATTACTGGTTTAAGAAGAAGATGTGGCAAGACGGATTTCCTCCTATGTTAGAACACATATTTAAAGATACTTTAACGACTTTAAGACCCAAATTGAACCTTTGTCAAAGTTACGAAGAAGCTATTAGAGAATTAAATAACATCAAAGTCACTTTGGGAGTGGATAAACTTTTAGAAACAGGACACGGTACTGGAGACGAAGATGGTTTAGATACTATCGCGGAAACTGATAATGAAGAAGTAGCTGAAGATGAAACTTCTGAAGGTATCACTGCTACCGTTACTGATGATACTGCTACGGAAGATGAGACTGTCGATCATACACAAGGATCAGACGAcgaag GAGAAAATATGACAAGCGAAGCAGAGCAAGAACCAGTTTCCGAATCTTTGGCAATTCCGAAAGGACCCAAAAAAGTCGACTGTCCCGAAGATGAAGATTTCCTTAGCGCCTTGGATAAAATGGTTTCCGAAAATATCCAAGAGAGAATGAAAGAACCAGTCAAAGCCGGAAATTTAGACATATCTGTACCAGTCGTACTTAAAACGAATGTTAAAAGAACCTACGAACAGTTACAG GAAACTCCTAATGAGAACGATCAAGGAAAAATAGGGTTTGTTCTGATGGTTCGCAAAGGCAATAAACAACAATATAAACAATTCGAAGCCGATGTAGATTCGGAATTAGCTCAAAACCTCAGAGATCAAGAACAAGctcaaaaagaagaaaaagaaaaagtgaaacGCTTGACTTTAAATATAACAGAACGatttgaagaagaagattaCCAAGAAATGATGCAACAACAAAGCAAACCAGTTACACAAAATTTGAATAGGGAAAGGAAAAAATACCAACATCTTAAAGGTACCCCTGACGCCGATTTAATATTTGGCCCGAAAAAAGTCCGATAA
- the LOC130892726 gene encoding uncharacterized protein LOC130892726 isoform X2 has product MEYTVDLDLEDLEARLYSQIYYSNNEIEEAETSVIPKNITVDDNVGKKYRYFDNPAKENYNILTVPQTFIPLTNPPNDNSVNTIQQPPLNLIPNCNVGSSSQDKEIIVNNLPKSAVSYSGSEREIIQNNITVNQYSFPVVINSTSKPWTPTSKVLERNKKNLERKKKARQRKRKNKNLTEVNQAISDPVIVCISDSDDCNVVEEDMNSNEKSKQINTKFPKKYNEAEGDKLPEVDDDVIFIPPPPVEVINVDSSEQDVEHTGTAVEEKNETNISESINPESNDFLETNIEPNNANFDFALHGSDFSTDPTEFRQPLKPVEYCETESSCSTNDQSRDFSNTVKTIVFAEVDFPKEDIFSEKNLESFSSFITPKRSSVKSKEVTNISEEPKDLSDNNDVSTDTSSSESDYETNYSEKTNSCLPNLSPMVPDIIQKEKKTVICEHDKSSTVKNKRKGLHKPIETIRKEGNGNLVDNTISKTPKSKRRKKKVEYSTPLSDKNTSEKYISTDTNKVDEVPLNCLENSKRKKKRRSTSNNSKENENMTNTDLVTPAELTEQQIDIVESTENDNQEKIKNKKKKKNLKDTEAPGSTTNRTPLSVELENLKKNVEITMELNQKLDSKSKKKKKSESSSTDVTENSELSNKKTVREITNEENMKIKRKQSEKDNTDKIIDKDTQIKDSEEPSTSKSDNPLDNSNNELIVIDDVSSTYISVSSDNTDTDFEIFDDISTNITLNCDTSILPPNDYERISKAARFHLDNYEKFDVSDIQSKQSDDPNKWLISYRDRATYLNNRGNIGPRCTRCRHFGHISIKCPEKPHPPPCILCGESNHQEPRCPFKMCTQTDKGPMVTSPELPKPRFQQWCSGCAKQGHLEHECNYFNRYYPPTTPFINNYEDNLQYNKQMELQQTSIASATVSTSETIQVSSLDSLVTTNKSVQIVNDVPSTSKNDSVNITYNIDVDDPWQIKKLFMTTSHFKVTQFIKDQMNDLQRNPMDPRILKRKIIRCEKLTDSRRDPPERILREKNHWYRLLNMLIFGTHKHNSGLWHINQLKKYISEAHHVRLDGDKRVSLFNSYSYIFGCDKHANFDYYKILRLLIRKYYSNNKNLL; this is encoded by the exons ATG GAATACACTGTCGACCTGGATTTGGAAGATCTAGAAGCCAGGTTGTATagtcaaatatattattctaataatgaAATAGAAGAAGCTGAAACTAGTGTAATTCCAAAGAATATTACGGTTGATGATAATGTCGGGAAAAAGTATCGATATTTCGATAATCCCGCAaaggaaaattataatatattaactGTACCTCAAACATTTATACCACTTACTAATCCACCAAATGACAATTCCGTTAATACAATCCAGCAACCTCCACTAAACTTGATTCCAAATTGTAATGTTGGTTCATCTAGCCAAGATAAGGAAATTATCGTCAATAATTTACCAAAAAGTGCCGTTAGTTATTCTGGTTCAGAGagagaaattattcaaaataatatcacCGTTAATCAGTATTCATTCCCAGTTGTTATTAACTCTACTTCTAAACCTTGGACACCTACCTCAAAAGTACttgaaagaaataagaaaaatttggaaaggaaaaaaaagGCTAGacagagaaaaagaaaaaacaagaacTTGACTGAG GTCAACCAAGCAATTAGTGATCCTGTAATCGTGTGCATATCAGATTCCGATGATTGTAATGTCGTGGAAGAAGATATGAAtagtaatgaaaaatcaaaacaaataaatacaaagtttCCTAAAAAATACAACGAAGCAGAAGGGGATAAACTACCAGAGGTAGATGATGATGTCATATTTATCCCGCCTCCTCCTGTTGAAGTTATTAACGTTGATTCGTCTGAACAAGATGTAGAACATACTGGCACTGCtgtagaagaaaaaaacgaaacCAATATATCAGAATCAATAAATCCCGAATCAAATGATTTCCTGGAAACGAATATAGAGCCTAATAATGCCAATTTCGATTTTGCCCTTCATGGATCTGATTTTAGTACTGATCCAACTGAATTTAGGCAACCGTTGAAGCCCGTTGAATATTGTGAAACTGAAAGTAGCTGTAGTACTAACGATCAAAGCAGAGATTTTAGTAATACAGTAAAAACGATTGTTTTTGCTGAAGTGGATTTTCCAAAAGAAGATATATTTTCCGagaaaaatttagaaagttTCAGTTCTTTCATAACACCAAAAAGAAGTTCTGTCAAATCAAAAGAAGTTACAAATATTTCAGAAGAGCCCAAGGATTTGAGCGATAATAATGATGTTTCTACAGATACCAGTAGCTCTGAAAGCGATTATGAAACAAATTATAGTGAAAAAACTAATAGTTGTTTGCCTAATTTATCACCAATGGTACCAGACATTATTCAGAAAGAGAAGAAAACTGTAATATGTGAACACGATAAAAGTTCTAcagttaaaaataaaaggaaaggTTTACATAAACCAATAGAAACAATTAGAAAAGAAGGAAATGGAAATCTTGTTGATAACACTATATCTAAAACTCCGAAATCGAAAAGGAGAAAGAAAAAAGTGGAATACTCTACACCGCTATCAGACAAAAACACTTCcgagaaatatatttcaacagaTACAAATAAAGTCGATGAGGTACCCCtaaattgtttggaaaattccaaaagaaaaaagaaaagaagaagtaCATCTAACAATAGCAAAGAAAACGAGAATATGACCAATACGGATTTAGTAACGCCGGCAGAATTAACAGAACAACAGATAGATATTGTCGAGTCTACAGAGAACGACAACCAggaaaagattaaaaataaaaagaaaaagaaaaacttaaagGATACAGAAGCTCCAGGCTCAACAACAAATAGAACACCCTTATCAGTGGAACTAgagaacttaaaaaaaaatgttgaaattactATGGAACTAAATCAAAAATTAGACAGtaaatcaaagaaaaagaaaaaatctgaAAGTTCTTCAACGGATGTTACGGAAAATTctgaattatcaaataaaaaaactgttcgGGAGATAACTAACGAagagaatatgaaaattaagaggaaacaaagtgaaaaagacaatacagataaaataattgacaaaGATACACAAATAAAAGATTCCGAAGAACCTTCTACCAGTAAATCAGACAATCCACTGgataattcaaataatgaacTTATTGTTATAGATGATGTAAGTTCGACGTATATATCTGTCTCTTCGGATAATACAGATAccgattttgaaatttttgatgataTCAGTACTAATATTACTTTGAACTGTGATACTTCGATTTTGCCACCAAATGATTATGAAAGAATTTCTAAAGCTGCTCGTTTTCATCTGgataattatgaaaagtttGATGTTTCCGATATCCAAAGCAAACAATCAG atgatCCTAACAAATGGTTGATATCGTACAGAGACAGAGCAACTTATCTGAATAATAGAGGAAACATAGGCCCGCGCTGTACCAGATGCAGACATTTTGGTCATATAAGCATAAAATGTCCTGAGAAACCTCATCCACCTCCATGTATATTATGTGGAGAATCTAATCACCAAGAACCGAGATGTCCATTTAAAATGTGTACACaa ACTGATAAAGGACCTATGGTAACCTCTCCAGAGTTACCGAAACCAAGATTTCAGCAATGGTGTTCTGGTTGTGCTAAACAAGGACATTTGGAACACGaatgtaattatttcaatagatattaTCCACCAACTACCCCTTTTATCAATAACTATGAGGATAATTTgcaatataataaacaaatggaGTTGCAACAAACTTCTATAGCTTCTGCTACAGTATCGACCAGCGAAACGATTCAAGTATCCTCATTGGATAGTCTGGTTACTACAAATAAATCTGTTCAAATAGTCAACGACGTTCCGAGCACATCCAAAAACGATTCAGTTAATATAACTTACAACATAGATGTGGATGATCCATGGCAGatcaaaaagttatttatgACTACTTCCCATTTCAAAGTCACCCAATTTATAAAGGATCAAATGAACGATTTGCAAAGGAATCCGATGGATCCCAGGATATTGAAAAGGAAGATAATCCGGTGCGAAAAATTAACAGATAGTAGAAGAGATCCTCCAGAAAGGATCCTCCGCGAGAAGAACCATTGGTACAGATTACTCAATATGTTGATATTCGGTACTCACAAGCACAATTCTGGACTTTGGCATATCAAccaattgaagaaatatatttcgGAAGCTCATCATGTTAGATTGGATGGCGATAAAAGAGTTTCGTTGTTCAATTCTTACAGTTACATATTCGGATGTGATAAACACGccaattttgattattataaaatattaaggttattgattagaaaatattatagtaataataaaaatttactataa
- the LOC130892726 gene encoding uncharacterized protein LOC130892726 isoform X1, with product MEYTVDLDLEDLEARLYSQIYYSNNEIEEAETSVIPKNITVDDNVGKKYRYFDNPAKENYNILTVPQTFIPLTNPPNDNSVNTIQQPPLNLIPNCNVGSSSQDKEIIVNNLPKSAVSYSGSEREIIQNNITVNQYSFPVVINSTSKPWTPTSKVLERNKKNLERKKKARQRKRKNKNLTEVNQAISDPVIVCISDSDDCNVVEEDMNSNEKSKQINTKFPKKYNEAEGDKLPEVDDDVIFIPPPPVEVINVDSSEQDVEHTGTAVEEKNETNISESINPESNDFLETNIEPNNANFDFALHGSDFSTDPTEFRQPLKPVEYCETESSCSTNDQSRDFSNTVKTIVFAEVDFPKEDIFSEKNLESFSSFITPKRSSVKSKEVTNISEEPKDLSDNNDVSTDTSSSESDYETNYSEKTNSCLPNLSPMVPDIIQKEKKTVICEHDKSSTVKNKRKGLHKPIETIRKEGNGNLVDNTISKTPKSKRRKKKVEYSTPLSDKNTSEKYISTDTNKVDEVPLNCLENSKRKKKRRSTSNNSKENENMTNTDLVTPAELTEQQIDIVESTENDNQEKIKNKKKKKNLKDTEAPGSTTNRTPLSVELENLKKNVEITMELNQKLDSKSKKKKKSESSSTDVTENSELSNKKTVREITNEENMKIKRKQSEKDNTDKIIDKDTQIKDSEEPSTSKSDNPLDNSNNELIVIDDVSSTYISVSSDNTDTDFEIFDDISTNITLNCDTSILPPNDYERISKAARFHLDNYEKFDVSDIQSKQSDDPNKWLISYRDRATYLNNRGNIGPRCTRCRHFGHISIKCPEKPHPPPCILCGESNHQEPRCPFKMCTQCGQRGNYSTTYCHNCFKFRNCVCRLCKMVGHIEKNCPDLWRRYRSTTDKGPMVTSPELPKPRFQQWCSGCAKQGHLEHECNYFNRYYPPTTPFINNYEDNLQYNKQMELQQTSIASATVSTSETIQVSSLDSLVTTNKSVQIVNDVPSTSKNDSVNITYNIDVDDPWQIKKLFMTTSHFKVTQFIKDQMNDLQRNPMDPRILKRKIIRCEKLTDSRRDPPERILREKNHWYRLLNMLIFGTHKHNSGLWHINQLKKYISEAHHVRLDGDKRVSLFNSYSYIFGCDKHANFDYYKILRLLIRKYYSNNKNLL from the exons ATG GAATACACTGTCGACCTGGATTTGGAAGATCTAGAAGCCAGGTTGTATagtcaaatatattattctaataatgaAATAGAAGAAGCTGAAACTAGTGTAATTCCAAAGAATATTACGGTTGATGATAATGTCGGGAAAAAGTATCGATATTTCGATAATCCCGCAaaggaaaattataatatattaactGTACCTCAAACATTTATACCACTTACTAATCCACCAAATGACAATTCCGTTAATACAATCCAGCAACCTCCACTAAACTTGATTCCAAATTGTAATGTTGGTTCATCTAGCCAAGATAAGGAAATTATCGTCAATAATTTACCAAAAAGTGCCGTTAGTTATTCTGGTTCAGAGagagaaattattcaaaataatatcacCGTTAATCAGTATTCATTCCCAGTTGTTATTAACTCTACTTCTAAACCTTGGACACCTACCTCAAAAGTACttgaaagaaataagaaaaatttggaaaggaaaaaaaagGCTAGacagagaaaaagaaaaaacaagaacTTGACTGAG GTCAACCAAGCAATTAGTGATCCTGTAATCGTGTGCATATCAGATTCCGATGATTGTAATGTCGTGGAAGAAGATATGAAtagtaatgaaaaatcaaaacaaataaatacaaagtttCCTAAAAAATACAACGAAGCAGAAGGGGATAAACTACCAGAGGTAGATGATGATGTCATATTTATCCCGCCTCCTCCTGTTGAAGTTATTAACGTTGATTCGTCTGAACAAGATGTAGAACATACTGGCACTGCtgtagaagaaaaaaacgaaacCAATATATCAGAATCAATAAATCCCGAATCAAATGATTTCCTGGAAACGAATATAGAGCCTAATAATGCCAATTTCGATTTTGCCCTTCATGGATCTGATTTTAGTACTGATCCAACTGAATTTAGGCAACCGTTGAAGCCCGTTGAATATTGTGAAACTGAAAGTAGCTGTAGTACTAACGATCAAAGCAGAGATTTTAGTAATACAGTAAAAACGATTGTTTTTGCTGAAGTGGATTTTCCAAAAGAAGATATATTTTCCGagaaaaatttagaaagttTCAGTTCTTTCATAACACCAAAAAGAAGTTCTGTCAAATCAAAAGAAGTTACAAATATTTCAGAAGAGCCCAAGGATTTGAGCGATAATAATGATGTTTCTACAGATACCAGTAGCTCTGAAAGCGATTATGAAACAAATTATAGTGAAAAAACTAATAGTTGTTTGCCTAATTTATCACCAATGGTACCAGACATTATTCAGAAAGAGAAGAAAACTGTAATATGTGAACACGATAAAAGTTCTAcagttaaaaataaaaggaaaggTTTACATAAACCAATAGAAACAATTAGAAAAGAAGGAAATGGAAATCTTGTTGATAACACTATATCTAAAACTCCGAAATCGAAAAGGAGAAAGAAAAAAGTGGAATACTCTACACCGCTATCAGACAAAAACACTTCcgagaaatatatttcaacagaTACAAATAAAGTCGATGAGGTACCCCtaaattgtttggaaaattccaaaagaaaaaagaaaagaagaagtaCATCTAACAATAGCAAAGAAAACGAGAATATGACCAATACGGATTTAGTAACGCCGGCAGAATTAACAGAACAACAGATAGATATTGTCGAGTCTACAGAGAACGACAACCAggaaaagattaaaaataaaaagaaaaagaaaaacttaaagGATACAGAAGCTCCAGGCTCAACAACAAATAGAACACCCTTATCAGTGGAACTAgagaacttaaaaaaaaatgttgaaattactATGGAACTAAATCAAAAATTAGACAGtaaatcaaagaaaaagaaaaaatctgaAAGTTCTTCAACGGATGTTACGGAAAATTctgaattatcaaataaaaaaactgttcgGGAGATAACTAACGAagagaatatgaaaattaagaggaaacaaagtgaaaaagacaatacagataaaataattgacaaaGATACACAAATAAAAGATTCCGAAGAACCTTCTACCAGTAAATCAGACAATCCACTGgataattcaaataatgaacTTATTGTTATAGATGATGTAAGTTCGACGTATATATCTGTCTCTTCGGATAATACAGATAccgattttgaaatttttgatgataTCAGTACTAATATTACTTTGAACTGTGATACTTCGATTTTGCCACCAAATGATTATGAAAGAATTTCTAAAGCTGCTCGTTTTCATCTGgataattatgaaaagtttGATGTTTCCGATATCCAAAGCAAACAATCAG atgatCCTAACAAATGGTTGATATCGTACAGAGACAGAGCAACTTATCTGAATAATAGAGGAAACATAGGCCCGCGCTGTACCAGATGCAGACATTTTGGTCATATAAGCATAAAATGTCCTGAGAAACCTCATCCACCTCCATGTATATTATGTGGAGAATCTAATCACCAAGAACCGAGATGTCCATTTAAAATGTGTACACaa tGTGGACAGCGAGGTAATTATTCCACAACTTACTGTcacaattgtttcaaatttcgtAATTGCGTATGTCGTCTATGTAAAATGGTAggacatatagaaaaaaattgtcctGATCTGTGGAGGCGATATCGATCAACA ACTGATAAAGGACCTATGGTAACCTCTCCAGAGTTACCGAAACCAAGATTTCAGCAATGGTGTTCTGGTTGTGCTAAACAAGGACATTTGGAACACGaatgtaattatttcaatagatattaTCCACCAACTACCCCTTTTATCAATAACTATGAGGATAATTTgcaatataataaacaaatggaGTTGCAACAAACTTCTATAGCTTCTGCTACAGTATCGACCAGCGAAACGATTCAAGTATCCTCATTGGATAGTCTGGTTACTACAAATAAATCTGTTCAAATAGTCAACGACGTTCCGAGCACATCCAAAAACGATTCAGTTAATATAACTTACAACATAGATGTGGATGATCCATGGCAGatcaaaaagttatttatgACTACTTCCCATTTCAAAGTCACCCAATTTATAAAGGATCAAATGAACGATTTGCAAAGGAATCCGATGGATCCCAGGATATTGAAAAGGAAGATAATCCGGTGCGAAAAATTAACAGATAGTAGAAGAGATCCTCCAGAAAGGATCCTCCGCGAGAAGAACCATTGGTACAGATTACTCAATATGTTGATATTCGGTACTCACAAGCACAATTCTGGACTTTGGCATATCAAccaattgaagaaatatatttcgGAAGCTCATCATGTTAGATTGGATGGCGATAAAAGAGTTTCGTTGTTCAATTCTTACAGTTACATATTCGGATGTGATAAACACGccaattttgattattataaaatattaaggttattgattagaaaatattatagtaataataaaaatttactataa